One part of the Pelecanus crispus isolate bPelCri1 chromosome 20, bPelCri1.pri, whole genome shotgun sequence genome encodes these proteins:
- the CIRBP gene encoding cold-inducible RNA-binding protein isoform X3, protein MASDEGKLFVGGLSFDTNEQSLEQVFSKYGQISEVVVVKDRETQRSRGFGFVTFENIDDAKDAMMAMNGKSVDGRQIRVDQAGKSSENRSRGYRGGSSGGRGFFRGSRGRGRGFSRGGERGYGGSRFDSRSGGYNGSRDYYNSSRSQGGYGDRSSGGSYRDSYDSYAYGNCSVLGEKKCCASNRNL, encoded by the exons ATGGCATCAGATGAGGGGAAACTCTTTGTCGGTGGACTGAGTTTTGACACCAATGAGCAGTCGTTGGAACAAGTCTTCTCTAAATATGGACAGATTTCCGAAG TTGTTGTGGTGAAAGACAGAGAGACTCAGAGATCCAGAGGTTTTGGCTTTGTTACTTTTGAAAACATAGATGATGCTAAAGATGCAATGATGGCCATGAATGGAAAG TCTGTAGACGGACGTCAGATCAGAGTTGATCAGGCTGGAAAATCATCAGAGAACAGATCTCGTGGATACAGAGGGGGGTCTTCTGGGGGCAGAGGCTTCTTCCGTGGCAGCAGAGGTCGGGGCCGTGGCTTCTCGAGAG GTGGAGAGAGAGGCTATGGCGGAAGCAGATTCGATTCCAGAAGTGGAGGATATAATGGCTCCAGAGACTACTATAATAGCAG CAGGAGTCAAGGTGGCTATGGTGACAGGTCTTCAGGAGGATCCTACAGAGACAGCTATGACAGTTACG CATATGGAAACTGCAGTGTCCTTGGAGAAAAGAAGTGTTGTGCCTCCAACAGAAACCTCTGA
- the CIRBP gene encoding cold-inducible RNA-binding protein isoform X1, whose translation MASDEGKLFVGGLSFDTNEQSLEQVFSKYGQISEVVVVKDRETQRSRGFGFVTFENIDDAKDAMMAMNGKSVDGRQIRVDQAGKSSENRSRGYRGGSSGGRGFFRGSRGRGRGFSRGGGERGYGGSRFDSRSGGYNGSRDYYNSSRSQGGYGDRSSGGSYRDSYDSYAYGNCSVLGEKKCCASNRNL comes from the exons ATGGCATCAGATGAGGGGAAACTCTTTGTCGGTGGACTGAGTTTTGACACCAATGAGCAGTCGTTGGAACAAGTCTTCTCTAAATATGGACAGATTTCCGAAG TTGTTGTGGTGAAAGACAGAGAGACTCAGAGATCCAGAGGTTTTGGCTTTGTTACTTTTGAAAACATAGATGATGCTAAAGATGCAATGATGGCCATGAATGGAAAG TCTGTAGACGGACGTCAGATCAGAGTTGATCAGGCTGGAAAATCATCAGAGAACAGATCTCGTGGATACAGAGGGGGGTCTTCTGGGGGCAGAGGCTTCTTCCGTGGCAGCAGAGGTCGGGGCCGTGGCTTCTCGAGAG GAGGTGGAGAGAGAGGCTATGGCGGAAGCAGATTCGATTCCAGAAGTGGAGGATATAATGGCTCCAGAGACTACTATAATAGCAG CAGGAGTCAAGGTGGCTATGGTGACAGGTCTTCAGGAGGATCCTACAGAGACAGCTATGACAGTTACG CATATGGAAACTGCAGTGTCCTTGGAGAAAAGAAGTGTTGTGCCTCCAACAGAAACCTCTGA
- the CIRBP gene encoding cold-inducible RNA-binding protein isoform X4, with product MASDEGKLFVGGLSFDTNEQSLEQVFSKYGQISEVVVVKDRETQRSRGFGFVTFENIDDAKDAMMAMNGKSVDGRQIRVDQAGKSSENRSRGYRGGSSGGRGFFRGSRGRGRGFSRGGGERGYGGSRFDSRSGGYNGSRDYYNSSRSQGGYGDRSSGGSYRDSYDSYGKSWFKWE from the exons ATGGCATCAGATGAGGGGAAACTCTTTGTCGGTGGACTGAGTTTTGACACCAATGAGCAGTCGTTGGAACAAGTCTTCTCTAAATATGGACAGATTTCCGAAG TTGTTGTGGTGAAAGACAGAGAGACTCAGAGATCCAGAGGTTTTGGCTTTGTTACTTTTGAAAACATAGATGATGCTAAAGATGCAATGATGGCCATGAATGGAAAG TCTGTAGACGGACGTCAGATCAGAGTTGATCAGGCTGGAAAATCATCAGAGAACAGATCTCGTGGATACAGAGGGGGGTCTTCTGGGGGCAGAGGCTTCTTCCGTGGCAGCAGAGGTCGGGGCCGTGGCTTCTCGAGAG GAGGTGGAGAGAGAGGCTATGGCGGAAGCAGATTCGATTCCAGAAGTGGAGGATATAATGGCTCCAGAGACTACTATAATAGCAG CAGGAGTCAAGGTGGCTATGGTGACAGGTCTTCAGGAGGATCCTACAGAGACAGCTATGACAGTTACGGTAAGTCTTGGTTCAAATGGGAATGA
- the CIRBP gene encoding cold-inducible RNA-binding protein isoform X6: MASDEGKLFVGGLSFDTNEQSLEQVFSKYGQISEVVVVKDRETQRSRGFGFVTFENIDDAKDAMMAMNGKSVDGRQIRVDQAGKSSENRSRGYRGGSSGGRGFFRGSRGRGRGFSRGGGERGYGGSRFDSRSGGYNGSRDYYNSSRSQGGYGDRSSGGSYRDSYDSYG; encoded by the exons ATGGCATCAGATGAGGGGAAACTCTTTGTCGGTGGACTGAGTTTTGACACCAATGAGCAGTCGTTGGAACAAGTCTTCTCTAAATATGGACAGATTTCCGAAG TTGTTGTGGTGAAAGACAGAGAGACTCAGAGATCCAGAGGTTTTGGCTTTGTTACTTTTGAAAACATAGATGATGCTAAAGATGCAATGATGGCCATGAATGGAAAG TCTGTAGACGGACGTCAGATCAGAGTTGATCAGGCTGGAAAATCATCAGAGAACAGATCTCGTGGATACAGAGGGGGGTCTTCTGGGGGCAGAGGCTTCTTCCGTGGCAGCAGAGGTCGGGGCCGTGGCTTCTCGAGAG GAGGTGGAGAGAGAGGCTATGGCGGAAGCAGATTCGATTCCAGAAGTGGAGGATATAATGGCTCCAGAGACTACTATAATAGCAG CAGGAGTCAAGGTGGCTATGGTGACAGGTCTTCAGGAGGATCCTACAGAGACAGCTATGACAGTTACG GCTGA
- the CIRBP gene encoding cold-inducible RNA-binding protein isoform X5 gives MASDEGKLFVGGLSFDTNEQSLEQVFSKYGQISEVVVVKDRETQRSRGFGFVTFENIDDAKDAMMAMNGKSVDGRQIRVDQAGKSSENRSRGYRGGSSGGRGFFRGSRGRGRGFSRGGGERGYGGSRFDSRSGGYNGSRDYYNSSRSQGGYGDRSSGGSYRDSYDSYATHNE, from the exons ATGGCATCAGATGAGGGGAAACTCTTTGTCGGTGGACTGAGTTTTGACACCAATGAGCAGTCGTTGGAACAAGTCTTCTCTAAATATGGACAGATTTCCGAAG TTGTTGTGGTGAAAGACAGAGAGACTCAGAGATCCAGAGGTTTTGGCTTTGTTACTTTTGAAAACATAGATGATGCTAAAGATGCAATGATGGCCATGAATGGAAAG TCTGTAGACGGACGTCAGATCAGAGTTGATCAGGCTGGAAAATCATCAGAGAACAGATCTCGTGGATACAGAGGGGGGTCTTCTGGGGGCAGAGGCTTCTTCCGTGGCAGCAGAGGTCGGGGCCGTGGCTTCTCGAGAG GAGGTGGAGAGAGAGGCTATGGCGGAAGCAGATTCGATTCCAGAAGTGGAGGATATAATGGCTCCAGAGACTACTATAATAGCAG CAGGAGTCAAGGTGGCTATGGTGACAGGTCTTCAGGAGGATCCTACAGAGACAGCTATGACAGTTACG CTACACACAACGAGTAA
- the CIRBP gene encoding cold-inducible RNA-binding protein isoform X2 has protein sequence MASDEGKLFVGGLSFDTNEQSLEQVFSKYGQISEVVVVKDRETQRSRGFGFVTFENIDDAKDAMMAMNGKSVDGRQIRVDQAGKSSENRSRGYRGGSSGGRGFFRGSRGRGRGFSRGGGERGYGGSRFDSRSGGYNGSRDYYNSRSQGGYGDRSSGGSYRDSYDSYAYGNCSVLGEKKCCASNRNL, from the exons ATGGCATCAGATGAGGGGAAACTCTTTGTCGGTGGACTGAGTTTTGACACCAATGAGCAGTCGTTGGAACAAGTCTTCTCTAAATATGGACAGATTTCCGAAG TTGTTGTGGTGAAAGACAGAGAGACTCAGAGATCCAGAGGTTTTGGCTTTGTTACTTTTGAAAACATAGATGATGCTAAAGATGCAATGATGGCCATGAATGGAAAG TCTGTAGACGGACGTCAGATCAGAGTTGATCAGGCTGGAAAATCATCAGAGAACAGATCTCGTGGATACAGAGGGGGGTCTTCTGGGGGCAGAGGCTTCTTCCGTGGCAGCAGAGGTCGGGGCCGTGGCTTCTCGAGAG GAGGTGGAGAGAGAGGCTATGGCGGAAGCAGATTCGATTCCAGAAGTGGAGGATATAATGGCTCCAGAGACTACTATAATAGCAG GAGTCAAGGTGGCTATGGTGACAGGTCTTCAGGAGGATCCTACAGAGACAGCTATGACAGTTACG CATATGGAAACTGCAGTGTCCTTGGAGAAAAGAAGTGTTGTGCCTCCAACAGAAACCTCTGA
- the FAM174C gene encoding protein FAM174C — MRRPQPLCLLLSLLLLLLLHIGRAGSPAPPTTPSPLNSTEPARPAAGNGTRPGPPPGSRRPLGSGLPVLKRAVYVLSALSALAALYFLLRAFRPRSEGPRNERKTHFRLKKPQRKKYGLLSNYDENIEMASFDSDEDTVFETRNLRR; from the exons ATGCGGCGGCCGCAGcccctctgccttctcctcagcctcctcctcctcctcctcctccacatcGGCCGGGCCGGCTCCCCCGCTCCTCCGACCACCCCGAGCCCGCTCAACAGCACGGAGCCGGCGCGGCCGGCCGCGGGTAACGGGAcgcggccgggcccgccgcccggATCGCGGCGACCGCTGGGGTCGGGGCTGCCGGTGCTGAAGCGGGCGGTGTACGTGCTGAGCGCCCTCTCGGCACTGGCCGCGCTCTATTTCCTCCTGCGGGCGTTCCG CCCTAGGTCAGAGGGACCCAGAAATGAGCGCAAAACTCATTTCAGGTTGAAGAAACCTCAGCGGAAGAAATACGGCCTCCTGTCAAATTACGATGAGAACATAGAGATGGCCTCGTTTGACAGCGACGAGGACACGGTGTTTGAAACGAGAAATCTGAGGCGGTGA